Within the Glycine soja cultivar W05 chromosome 3, ASM419377v2, whole genome shotgun sequence genome, the region cTTGGTCATAGCCTAACATATCCGGACGTGGCCGTTGTGGAGGGTATTGAGACAGAAGTCTACCTCTCCAGCTGTAACTGATTGATCCTTTATAATTTGACACGTGAAACAGGCTTGCGTGTTGTTTACGAACAAACAACATCGTACGAGTTTGATGCTTCATATTAACTCAATCATCTGTGTCCATCCCAAATGATCAAATCTGGTATCTTGTGTCTCATCATATGTATTTAAAATTCCTGCATGTATATTATTCTATCTTTCCACcgttagcctaatcctaatccgTTATATGAGTGATAATATAAGTGCATGTGCGATTAACTTTCGataaaactaattttgtaaaatttattttaaaataatgcaatttatgtttgaatattttccCTTTCAAACTGGATTTTTTCAACagcaaaatgattatttttttatttatttcaaggaACCTTTGTATTTCaaactatatatatttgatataactagtgtaaaattttctattcactacaaaaaaaatttatcaatatttaatcaaattgattttttgaaaaaaaatcaattgaacttaataagaactaaacatatatttagtaaaaattacATTCGACTATAGaagtaaaattaattctaatattGACTATTGTAAATCCAAACACATACGTAACGTCGTAAAAACAACACCCCACACTTCACATCCTATTCAAAGAAAACACCAAAAAATATCCCATCCAAAAGAAATCAACGTTTGCTttcgggaaaaaaaaaacacctttttTTCTCGAAAAAGTTAAGAGACTTCCTATATATATCTGTGTGATATTTTAATATGTGTATGGATGaggatgataaaataaattttgaatgaaattaatttttgttaaaattaattttaaagtgacATGATTTTTGGATTTAATGCAAAAgtaagaaattatttaaaattttagaatttataattaattttaaactttttttaacgtgaaataaaaaatacatccaaaatcaattttccaCTAAAAACCAAACACAGACTTAATGAGTAAATAATGTTACGTTCATCCgacaagaaattatttttttatagtaaatttactaatttttataaaaaatataattattaattaattaataatataaaactttttataagaCAAATATAGTCAAATCTAgttatattgataatatataaaaattaaactttacttTGAATTAGTGTATTTTTATATGGGGATAGTATAAAATTAGTTACATAATCAgtcaatttaaaacaaataccGAATGACTTTTATTAGATTAGAGGATAGTATAAATATTAGTGAGACTTAtggtaaatatttaaattagataatttaaatcattaaaaatagttttatggtgaataatattaaagtttaaaagataaaattatttaaatttttatttaggaaaaatacggatatatttataattaaaaaaacatttttataatgaaaataaaattaacaattgaagtaccattttaaaatagaaaaagtttTAGCAACagctattttaaaattgagaacagcaaaatttaaaagagaagACCTTTATAAACAGAAGAAGTGTGTGAATAGATCGATCATTGTAAAAGATGAATATCGGTTTGTAAAGAGAGAGATGGAGGAAATAAAGCACAGGACAGTGGAAGTGAATGGCATAAAAATGCATATAGCAGAGAAAGGAGAAGGCCCTGTGGTGTTGTTCCTCCACATAGTGGCTGATCTTGTTGCCCTTATTGGTTGGTACCTCTGCATCTTTCGCCCCGAAAAGGTTAAGGCATACGTCTGCCTCAGTGTCCCTCTCCTTCACAGTCAAAACCGCAGTtgcaatttattttcatattttgatgGGCAGGAATATTCATCAACTTCCCTGCTGCTTGTGTTGTGTGTACCTTGTATATATTCTACCCGCTAAACTTTAGCATATAATATAAACTTTCAATCTTGTCATGCAATCGTATTATGTTGTGCTTTCAATAATATTCATGGCTCATGCATTGATCCATTTTGGGTTTATTAGAAAGAACTGGAATGAAATGGAAGGCTAGTGTTcagttttaattagtttttactcCATCAGTTCCAACTGTGTCATTTCCATGTATAAACTAAATGTTAATTGATACATTATTCATATACACTAAAATTGGTATAATGCATACTGGTTAATCGTGGAGATAAGAATAAGTGAATCTAGTTTTTACTCTATACATATCGGGGTATAgagaatttaaatattaaaaatgtaaattatttgtttattttttatttttatttaaattttataaaatttgacacaAATAGTATTGAAAAAGTCACGGTAAGGCAAATCACACTGTACTTGTCTTGTCATAGGAAACTGTGTGAGATCCCTTGATACAAGTTAAACCAATATTATTAGAATTCGACCGATTATTAAACCCATAAATATATCAGTTTAAGCCTCAATGGTTCAATCAAGATCtaaatgattttaataaaatattttttttaatattttaatataatatcctaataatgttgaaaaaaaaaacataatatgcatcaattgataataataaaaaataaattttacttaaaagtgtcataagttataataatttcttttaaaccaAAACaactttgttttgaatttttttaaaaaaaaaaatcggttAAAGTAATGAATCCaccaaattttattgattttaaacaGGTTTAACGATTTTGAGCTAGTTTGGATGTATCGGTTTCCAATCCAACAGGTCAAATCAGCCAATTGGTTAGGGTTTCAAAATAATGAGTTAAACCCTAAGCGTGTGTGAGAGAGAAACTATGAGGTAGTGTAAATTCTAAACCATCAAGTGATTGTGGTCTGGACTAATTTTTATGTTGTGCctatatgaatttttaaatttatttcaaaaattaataacattaataacATTTGATCGtgtatggtaaaaaaaataattgagaacGTGATATTTCAATACTGCCTAATATATAGTTTCTCTTATATAAATCTGTGATGGAGATTGGGGAGAATTCTTTGCAGTTTGATTTTCAAGTGCCTATCTCCTAATCTTAAGTTGTATTGTGTGAAATAATAAACTATATACTGGTAGCTTCGTTTCTTGTACTCTATGTCTGCAACTACTCAGTGAATGTGCcaagtttattttcatttttataatagttCAATTCAGTTTATTACACATCCAAATGCTTTCGAAGATGAGCTTAGGCAAAATACATGCCCAAGGAAGACAAACCCAtcgtcaatttttattttttgtgaaggTGGAGGGGCTTAAACCCCAGAAAcgcaaaaatttattaataccCATGAGAAAAAATCACCAAACAAACTCTCCATAAAATCTCACCGAAAATACACTCAATTAAACTCTCCATGAAGGTGGAGTGGCTTACTAAATACACAAATAGAAAATGTTTTGAAAAGGAGCAGGGAGTGCAACATTATAAAGAGTGGCCACTCAATAGTCAATAAGGGGAATCAAAAAATCAAATGCTAGTTTTTTGTAATACACGTCAATGTAAAACATGGGAGCCACGATATGTTATCAGAACAGAAATATCATAAAAACTGTCACCGACGCCTAGAGCAAAAAGTTTAATTTCAGAAGTgaacaattgtaaaaaaaaaaaatagaacaaagttatattatatttcttaaacTCTAAATCCTCTGCTGTTCCTCCTTCCTCTAGCCCTCTCGAACTTTCTTCCCTTTGCTCGTACATAGGGCTTGGTATGGCTGTGTGGCACACCAGGAGCAGGACCAAAGTGTTTCACAGCTTCCCGAGCATTCTTGGGGCCTCTAAGAAGGACCTGCATTCAAcaacataaaatgaaatttatgttTCCAAAAGCTTGCTCCTCAACATACCCAAGTTCATGATCCCATATAAGATAATATATACCGAGTATATTAACACACATAGCTTGATGAACAATATTCCAACAATGCATgccaacaaacaaaaaaagttacTCTTTTAAGCAATCAAACTcaaaacgttatgaccattggtGAATCTATGAAGTCTaccaagaaaaaattatttaaaccaGAGGCTACAGTAGTATGGCAGTAAACTTGGGATTCCAGcaaaagaatagacacctattCTCCAATCTGAAggtgtcataaaaaatatcattcaacAATGTGAGCAAGAACCAATATTAGATTTACTGACACAACCACAGTAGTAAGGCTTAACAATTCCGTCCAAAAAATTACAAAGGTCAATATTGTTAGCCACCCATACCGTATTCTGTCCCAAAGGAGCCCTAAGGGCAAGCTCatcaaatgtcaagcattcacCACCAGCCTTTTCTATTCTTGCACGTGCTCTCTCAGTAAACTTGAGTGCTGTAATTTTCAATGCTGGAACTTCATATACTCTGATATCATCAGTTACAGTCCCCACTATTACAGCAATTTTATCCTCCTACATTAAACAAAAATCAGAGTAAActacaattaatcaaaatttaagaaaattagtatTCAGTGCTGAGATATATAAAGATAGAGTGAGGCATACCTTCCCCTTTGTATACTTAATTAACCTTGACAAAGAAATTGGAGGCTTGTTAACCTTGCTCATGAACAAGCGCTTGAGTATAACAGCATTGAAATTGCTGCCAGTCCTTCGAACAAGGAACCGATAAAGCTGAACATGTAACATTTAATCAGAATCATACAATACATGcttcataataattaataagaaaacattcatgtgacctgaatacaaaaacaaatttatacaTAGCAAGGAAACAATCATTTCTGAACCTAGTAAAACCTTGAGCAAACTTAAAGTGCTTAAAATTCAACACACGGcatcaaaaaaagaagaacaagtTCCCTCAGTTTAATGAAAGTAATAATCATAAGTTATCAGCATTAGCATGGTAAAAAAAGACGACATCACTGGGAACCTTAAGTCCATTACAATGGCATAAGAAAGACACTAACAAAACAACACAGTAAAAGTAGAACTATGGCAGCAGCACAAACTATAAACTATAAAGCATTCTTTATCCAAATGACAAAATTTCAACAGCATGTGAAGTGCGAGAGAAAGGTGTGTTGAGGCTCAGACAAATgtggaaaaaattatattcccAGACCTTTCAAATGGCGAAGGGTCTCATAATGAGCTGGGATCACATTTATCATCATCGTCGTGAAAAACTAAATCACACAACAGATCTAAAGTTCACATTTACAATAAATAAGGGAAGGTAATAGCAAAAAGAAAGGGACCTTGACAAGTAATTTGAGGTAGATGTCATTGGATTTTGGTGCTGTTCTTTTGGTCTTTTTGCTCTTACCCCCAGCCTTAAGATCGATTCCCTGTGTATCAAATTAAGTGCAAatacaaattcaaatattagtGTCAAATATAAGCTTAACACAACACATTCATAGGATCGCAACACAGATGGAGAAGAAGACGCTTACCATCGCTGCTATGGGACTTGGAACAGCACACTCCTATCAAAGCTTTACCTCAAATTTAAACGGCGTGACTAGAACGAAGCTATGCAGCTAGGGTTTTTCTTATGGATCCGGGCCTTGTCATTCCGTTTTGGGATTGGGTAAACTTACGACGTAAACAAATACGCCCAAAACATATATCCATTTCGCGGCcttttgcttcctgcacctctttttgcttcctgcacctcccAATTTTTCAAAATGGCCATACTAACCTTGTCTTCCTCAGTTGTCCATAGCTTGTTTTCCTCACTTCTCCATGCCTGAAACATTGTCTTGTTTGTTCCGTGTAAGAATTTTTGTTACTCAAGTTCACTTGCACTGAGTTAttaattgtcttgttttttgaaaataaatttttaggatAGGTCCGAATTAACAAATTtggaattaaaatcataaaagtaGCATAATGTTGGATCAAACAATCCGGACTTGTTGTAACCacgtttatttttcaatttttttaacacgaCACATGGTGAGATTTTTTTGCTAACTTTCCCTTTTGTTGTCCTTCTTAATGGGTTCAATTACTTTTGATTTGCCAAGTATTACAATCGCATAATTCTAACCTTTTAAATTCTAATTGTAGCAATTAAATATTCTAAGTGGTAcaaatgtgtattttttataattattttaattaatttaaatttatatatactaactaaaattattttaattatatttttataaatgatttttttaaagtaatgaatcttgatagaaaaaaaaaatgaatgtcatGTGACATTATGTCACATTTCCAAGCGTAACAAAACCTTCTATATATAAGTGATAATTGACTGATTAATTAGCCTCAATGCTGCAATTATCAAAGTTGTGCTTCTTCTTATgggttttaaatattaatttacttatataatttcaatttaaaataattgtcttaTGTTTAGGTAAAAATAATTGTCACTTAAAGAATTTTACATGTTAGACCCCttagttatttatttctttgaaatatttaaatagaaGTAATTATTCTTGGCATCTCTGAttagtaaaattattaatatattaaaaaataatataatcaaatgaattttttaaaaaattaagaatattcaataatttttgaatacttgtgtaaaattttaaatgagaattattttgaaaatgatggaATATTTTATTGAGGTGCGGGAGAAAAACATCAACTAAAATCCTTCACAGCACTATATATCTAAATGAACTGTGCCTTCTCTGCTATCACTTAAGAAAAGGAGaggaaatagaaaagaaaagaaagtctaGCCGAACTAGTTGGTATTGAATGCAAGCAGCCTTTGTCCACCTAAGAATTGTAtcagaaattaatttaatttgttctaTTGTTGGGAATGAAACTCCACGAAGCCCATGAAATAGGTCCTTTATGACCAGCTAGAATGCACCAATATCTATTTCAATGCTTTATCACCTATCTTGTTTCATACTACTTCTACTTGCATTAAGAGGAAGACAGATTGATATCTAATACTCATATATGTTAACCGGAGAATCAGATTGATCAAAGATGGATGTCCTTGTCCAAATAGATATTGGTGATTATGcacttacttttaaaaaaatacaaaagaaaaattgcCTCCGATGGATGTATAAATATGTTGGAATCTGCAAGGATTTTACAGCATATATCATAAAACAAGCTTAATTTATTGAATCTATGTTCATCCGAGcttcattttttatatctatTCTTCACCGTACCAATGTCTAATTCTTTCATGGCCAGCTTGACTTTTGCTGTTGGCATTATTGGCAAGTCCTATATATACGTCTTTTATTTTCCATATTAATTATTCTCTTTTGTTGGCATTTATCTTAAGCTTCGGTTtcataagatttaaaaaaaaatcaacttttgaTCTGTTTGCAGGCACTGTATTATCCCTTCTGGTGTTTGCCTCTCCCATGTATGTGTACTATCACACTATGCCatgtaataaaatgaattatattgATATTAATGTATACTCCAGTCTCCAATATTTTGAAAGCAAATATTATTAATAGGAttcacattttctttttattgatttcacttcgtttttttaaaatgaaaagcaAGACGTTTTGTAGAGtggtaaagaaaaaatcaacAGAGAATTACAAGGGAGCTCCATATATAACGACGTTCTTGTGCACAAGTTTGTGGACTTCTTATGGAGTTCTTAAGCCTGGTGGTTTCCAAATCGCTATAGTAAATGGTGCTGGTGCTGTCTTTCGTTGCATGTACATAATTTTGTTCCTCGTATATTCACCTCAAGATCAGAAggtcattaattaaatttattataagaagctagtttctttaattatttttttaaaaaaaattgtgatctGGTAGATAGAAATCGTGCCaatttattgtttatatatagTTATTCCAATTCTtccttaattacttaattagtaCCTGTTTGGTGTCCTTGTGCGTGTACATTTATATAGGTTAAGACGGCACTTTTGGTGGCTATTTTGGACGTCGGTTTTCTTGGGACAGTCATTTCAGTAACTCTTTTTCGCTCTCCATGGAGCGATCCAGCTTAGTGTTCTAGGAATGTTTGGCTCCGGTTTAACTATAATCATGTATGCTTCGCCTCTATTATGGTAAGCGTCAGTTTTTCATGCAAATAATAAACTACGCAAcagtcataaaaaattaaaaagataaaaaatctaCGCACTCAACAAAAATGTTAGTTTCATTTTgtgaaatatattatatattgcgCCTATGTTCGGACAAACTACACACTATCTTACTGTTTTTTTCAACTATGATGTGTGACAGAAAATGGTGATACAGACAAAAAGCGTGGAATACATGCCATTTCTGTTATCGTTTTTCATGTTTCTGAACTGGCGTTTGGACATTGTATTCTTTACACGTCAAAGATTTCTTCATTGGAGTATGCTAATTCATTTCCTTTACCCGTTTAATTATTCAGTATTAGAAAAGCTAGCTCTAATTCCAATGCTTCATTTTGATTATGATCAAAATGTGTTAATGATGGTTCTCTCTGAACTATGTCTAAAAGCCACTTTAACCCCAGTAAATGTTTTTATCAAAATGAAGCATACTTAATGGTCACTATGAAAAGAAAGAGTAGGTTACACCTGGACTTGGTTAAGGGCTTTTTGATCGatatattgattttatattttcttgtgaAATGGTATCATCTCAAGTTGTGTCTTACCCTCGTTGAAATTCGATTGGAttctttttaaagataattagaTATGTTATTATACGTATTGTATTATATTCTCTTATAAAGCGCACTTCTATCTTGCTATTAAAAACTCACGGAGTAGGAAAATGACATAAAGTTTGGCAAAGGAACAAGATACAATTGTACCATGCATAGATGAGAACCCAACATGTGATGTAACTTATTCAATTAAAAGCCAatgtaattgaaatttaatagtaatatttcTAACATTCTACACGCTATGATCACCGATTAGTCACTTCCCTGGTTCTTATCAAAAGGCATGTTCACTATCATAATaaagacaaaataatttaaaataaaaaaaagtattcataaagtacataaaaatatatgattacgCTTTTTTACCTTGTTAAGTTTATTTATGGAATCATGTAagcttatatatttatttcaaatttatgcACGATATAAATCATTAATTTCAAAGTGACAAACGGTTGTTTTGTGTTGAATGTTCAGAAATTAGTAATTGAATATCCAGcttgatttttctaaaaagttaattttgggTGGATAATGAGTTTGCTATATATAGAATCTTGTGGATCATAATATGTAATTACAGATACCAAATTTGATTGGGCTGAAATTGGGCTCAACCCAGCTCACAGTTTATGTAATTTACAAAAAGAAGCCAGAATCTACAAAGGGACCAACGGTGGGAAAAGGAGACACGGTGAAAATGGGAGCATCCAACTACGAAGAGGCCCGGCTCAAGGATGAGACTGTGAAAGTGGTAGTGGTCCTCAAAAAGGTTAAAAGCCTTCCAAAGCCAGTGTTGAATCACGAACACATGGTTCCAAGGATCCTCAAGACACTCTTTTTCAAGGCAAACAATTTACCCTCCCCTTTTTGGAGTACTACGCCTCAGCAGGaggaagaataataaaatttataaatgaattaatgattataaaattgatattgtaaagttgtcacttttttttatctatttatcagTTTTGATTGAttcacatataaaaaaaaaaaaagaactaggACCTTAAATATTATGGGATGGAGGAATTATTAGTTATCAACAACATGGTTTATTCATATTGCATTGCAAGTACAAACGGGTAGGTTTTCAGTTTCTTTGTCTCTAGAAGCATGCACGAGTAGGGCTAACAACCCGTATGATCCTATAATTGTTAGGCTTCCTTCTTGTCCCCAACCTGAGCAATGAACTTAAACATTTGAATAATAGTAGTAATTTGCAAATGAACAAATCTAACAAGTAACTGTAGAATATATCATAGTATTAATAGCTATGTTGTCCAAAATATATGGGTATGAAACaatcaattttcatatttttaaaaataaatctcagCTATTAAaagcattattttataaaaataaaaagaaagggggGGGCAATGTGCGTATGGATGGGATAACGGCGAAGTCCAAAGACAAGGTTGGAACATCCCTGGCGATTCCGATATTTGACCAACGATTGGATTCCACGTGGCAGATGATGAGTTGAGAAGCGGCTGATATTCTTACGCGCCATTTGGTCCCCTGCGTTGAAGGTTTCAACCGAATAAAGAGTAGTGAGTTGGGCAGCGATTTTTAGacggaaaaaaggaaaaaaaatattacaataaagaaaaatcagagTTGAACCCACCCACCTTGGATGTTGTCGAGTTGAAAAtccgaaaataaaaataatactaatagtAACTCATACATTATTAATGATGACGAATGGACCAATCACGGTCGTTGATTCCTAGAACAAGAAGATCATATTCATAGTATAAAAGCAACCTGAAAAGCTGTTTGTGTGTATGTTACGGTTGGGCCATCTTGTCCATCTATCCCACAACTAATTTTTGATTTTCCTTGTTTATTTATCTTCTTCCTcccttgtttgtttgtttctttggcttgacaagaagaagatgatgatgatgacaatgGAGGGGATGATGGACAAGGGGGTGTTGGATGATGTGATAAGAAGGCTTCTGGAAGGGAAAGGAGGGAAACAGGTGCAGCTCTCTGAGTCCGAGATCCGTCAACTCTGCGTCAACGCCAGACAAATCTTCCTCTCTCAGCCAATTCTTCTCGACCTTCGTGCTCCCATCCGCGTCTGCGGTTAGCCACCTCTCTTCCACTTTCCCAACAATTTTTCATATTCCAAATCTTATCTTTCTTATTCGTGTCCAATTATCTatctccttttcttcttcttctttattattattattattagcttGCTTCTTTTCTTTACGTGATTGTTGCCATATATGTAACCACCACAATTTAGATGATCATTCGGTgaggaagattttttttttacataccaTAGGTATCCTCACGGGAGGAGATTTGCCTTGCTTGAAAAGggggaaattattttaaatatatatttttatatattaaaaatctgcAGGGGATGtctgtttttgttttggaaGGTGAAGGAAAATTGCTTACAagctctgaaaaaaaaaaaaaggaactttGGCTTTTGGAATTTAGAACATTGGTCAATCAAGGAAGACAATGATACCATCATATGCGCCctgtttatttaatgaattattaaatgaaaactgACCGGAAGAAACAGATATTTgtcatgttttaaaatttgatgctTTTCTTCAGAATGCATTCTTCCTTCTGTCTGATATTTTGCTGAAAACTAATCTTTTACAGGTTTTACGGTCCATTTATAAAAACCGTGGATGTACTTCGTGTTCTAGTGTAGATAAGGGATTTTGGCTGAGGGGAGTGCATTTTAGGATATAAAATCCAATAATGTCCCATCTTCAATCCCTTGTTCCTAATGTTGCAGTTCTCTTGCAGGTGATATACATGGTCAGTACCAGGACTTGCTGAGGCTTTTTGAATATGGTGGCTACCCTCCTGCGGCAAACTACTTGTTTCTGGGGGATTATGTGGATAGAGGGAAGCAAAGTTTGGAGACTATATGTTTGCTTTTGGCCTACAAAATAAGATATCCAGACAAAATTTATCTCTTGAGGGGAAACCATGAAGAAGCAAAGATAAACCGTATATATGGTTTTTATGATGAATGTAAAAGGAGGTTCAATGTTAGGCTATGGAAGATATTTACAGACTGCTTTAACTGTTTGCCAGTGGCTGCACTCATTGACGAGAAAATACTTTGTATGCATGGGGGACTCTCTCCAGaattacaaaatttagatcAAATAAGGGAGATTCAAAGGCCTACTGAAATTCCAGATAATGGTCTCCTATGTGATCTGCTTTGGTCTGATCCTGATGCTAGCATTGAGGGCTGGGCAGAGAGTGACCGAGGAGTTTCATGTACTTTTGGAGCTGATGTAGTTGCAGAGTTTTTGGATAAAAATGACCTTGATCTTGTTTGCAGAGGGCATCAGGTAAACCTCTCATTTCATTTTTGCAGATTGAACAGGTTATAGAATAGAAGTTGGGAATCCATATTTGTGGTATTCTTATAGGAGCGATTCTAATTGATTGATGAAACTTTGGAAGACCCAATTCACTTGTTGGCTCTCACCTTCTGGAATTTGTTAACTTCTTCAGAAATAACTATATCAATTGTTTGAGTCAAGAAAGGGGAGAAGAAAATATGGTGTCTCATGATCTCATAAAGCTAACTAGCAATCTTTTAACTGGAAAAGTTCAAAGAATAAGTTTTAAAGGTTATTCTCGTCTCAATTATCAA harbors:
- the LOC114405572 gene encoding uncharacterized protein LOC114405572; its protein translation is MEEIKHRTVEVNGIKMHIAEKGEGPVVLFLHIVADLVALIGWYLCIFRPEKVKAYVCLSVPLLHSQNRSCNLFSYFDGQEYSSTSLLLVLCVPCIYSTR
- the LOC114407575 gene encoding 60S ribosomal protein L18-2-like translates to MGIDLKAGGKSKKTKRTAPKSNDIYLKLLVKLYRFLVRRTGSNFNAVILKRLFMSKVNKPPISLSRLIKYTKGKEDKIAVIVGTVTDDIRVYEVPALKITALKFTERARARIEKAGGECLTFDELALRAPLGQNTVLLRGPKNAREAVKHFGPAPGVPHSHTKPYVRAKGRKFERARGRRNSRGFRV
- the LOC114407576 gene encoding serine/threonine-protein phosphatase PP1; the protein is MMMMTMEGMMDKGVLDDVIRRLLEGKGGKQVQLSESEIRQLCVNARQIFLSQPILLDLRAPIRVCGDIHGQYQDLLRLFEYGGYPPAANYLFLGDYVDRGKQSLETICLLLAYKIRYPDKIYLLRGNHEEAKINRIYGFYDECKRRFNVRLWKIFTDCFNCLPVAALIDEKILCMHGGLSPELQNLDQIREIQRPTEIPDNGLLCDLLWSDPDASIEGWAESDRGVSCTFGADVVAEFLDKNDLDLVCRGHQVVEDGYEFFAKRRLVTIFSAPNYGGEFDNAGALLSVDDSLVCSFEILKPADRASGSGSSKMNFKKPPKLGKI